The proteins below come from a single Stigmatopora argus isolate UIUO_Sarg chromosome 11, RoL_Sarg_1.0, whole genome shotgun sequence genomic window:
- the LOC144084799 gene encoding uncharacterized protein LOC144084799 gives DRQHNSLTPSTSTFTPSFNFHSSVLSSFLILFSPSIFFLSHPRLVKLYRNRLTTSPLPLPRSPCRSVSPEVHAVSSEWISLTVGGGSPPAAPTPPLPPLPSVSYRCGEYLPPPYSASPVPVITGSPYCISPMTSPSASPLPPPYPPRPNSATPYLTFTPPQGESFLLSPPSTHLSRSISPCGGPVLEGWLEGAEGNGGSSCAATGNRQNSPPEVPSAWCAVIEFRLTLGFWDPSNKCLLL, from the coding sequence GACCGACAACACAACAGTTTGACTCCATCTACGTCCACCTTCACACCGTcttttaattttcattcttcCGTCTTGTCAAGTTTTCTCATTCTTTTTTCTCCCTCCATTTTCTTCCTCTCACACCCCCGTCTCGTAAAGTTGTATCGTAATCGGCTGACCACTTCGCCGCTGCCCCTCCCTCGCTCCCCCTGCCGCTCCGTGTCCCCTGAAGTCCACGCCGTGTCCTCTGAGTGGATCTCTCTGACCGTGGGAGGCGGAAGCCCACCTGCCGCCCCGACGCCCCCCTTGCCCCCTCTCCCCTCTGTGTCTTACCGCTGCGGCGAATACCTGCCCCCTCCTTACTCTGCCAGCCCCGTGCCAGTCATCACCGGCAGCCCATACTGCATCTCTCCCATGACCTCGCCATCTGCCTCCCCCCTACCCCCGCCGTACCCACCCAGGCCCAACTCCGCCACTCCTTACCTCACTTTCACTCCTCCTCAAGGGGAGAGCTTCCTGCTTTCCCCTCCATCTACGCATTTGTCGCGTAGCATTAGCCCTTGTGGCGGGCCGGTGTTGGAAGGCTGGCTGGAAGGTGCAGAGGGTAACGGGGGCAGTAGCTGTGCCGCCACTGGGAACAGACAAAATAGCCCCCCAGAGGTACCTTCTGCATGGTGTGCCGTGATAGAATTCAGGCTCACCCTGGGATTTTGGGACCCCTCCAATAAGTGTTTGCTGTTGTAG